The region TGCAGAACTGTCTAACCCtataaaattcacaaaatcacatttgaaaacaaaatctgGCAGCAAAATTAGTGTATCAATGGTGACAACACTCATGACAGCAAATGCATAATCTAATTTTCTATGTAAAACTGAGTCGAATGCTAAAAAGCACATGCAACCATATGTAAATTCATCCTAATTAACTACTGGAATGAAGAATTTAACAATATAAAACGAAGAATTAAAATTCCTAATTCTAACCAAGCTTGAGATCTAACTAACAGAATTAACTAACTAAACTGTAAAAACTGGAAATGAACTTGGGAACAGGATTCAATTGATTAGAAAGCATTGAAAAGTAAAACCAGATGTAAAATAAGTACTGGAATGTAAATTAAGGTTTATAACTGGAATTGTAAAGAAAGCAGCATATAAAACTGTCTACACCAGAAAACACTCAACATGTTTTCTGGTGTATAGGTGGTCACTTTATACTCATTAAACCTTAACATGAATCCATAACTGAGTTTAGTAGATTACAAAGTAAAAACAATATGCACATCATTAGAAAAATGTATTCTGAAGTAGAAGTGGAAGAATATTGATTGAAACATTGAATGTAAATGTGCACTGATTTAAAGCAGAATCGTAAAGTTATAGAAGTAAAGTTGAATCGGTAAAAGATTGCAAGGAAAGTAAATTTGCAAGCAAACTAACTTGAAATTGAAGTAGAAGTTGCAGTAGAAAGAAGAAATCTGAAGAACTTGTTACGGAGCTAACTTTGTAGTCTTAGGTAGCAAGAATCTCCAGAGGAAAATCTACTCTACTAGTTCTGAAAATGTAAAAGGTCAAGAATGAAAgctcatttctaattttctgACCTAAGCCTCACAAAGAAAGAAGTCAAGCTCAAACCTCACAAAGGTAAAATATGTCAAAACTAGTTCAAAAActaatttttcatgaaaatctACTCAACTCAATTGAATGAAAATGTTAAATCAAGAAGCTATCaactgaaattaaaaaatctacAATTACTCACAataagaaactaaaaacaacaaaataatatgtataCAAAATCTGTGACGGTTTTCTAAAAACAACGAATAGACTCAAGAAACTAACTACAAGTTTAAAACAGCAAATGAAAGCTAAAAAACAAAGCTAAACCCTAAAAACAGCAAAGAACGGTAAAAGTACATACGAATACTAAAATTAAACCAAGAAACAGCGAACTAACATCAGTAAAGTAAAGGAACAAAATCTACAAGCTAAAATTAGTAAAGCAAACatgttaaaagaactaaatcatCAAAAAGTAAGGTTGAATTAAACCAGCTGCAActgaaaagagaaaataagacCTAGTAACTATACCTGCAAAACAGAAACAAGGTTAACAACTAAATCAAAATCAGAAACTGGttagtaaaagaaaaatgttagtATACATGTTTGTCAAAATCAAGTCAGCAAGTTAAATCCAAATCTGAAATGAAAATAGCACTAAAGTcagcaaataaaaataaaagctaCATGGTAAAACTAACTACTCAACCAAACTAGAACTGAAAGTTAAAACAGCAAAAAGAATCAGCAAAAATCATCCATTCAAACTGTAACAATAGTAAAATGTTAGTCAAAGAAAAATAGCAAAAAAAGTAAATGCAAAATCAACTAAACCAAAGTAGTAAAAACAGCAAATCAAGATCATTACAGGTCAGAAAAGTTACAAACTAGTTAGTAGAAACTCAAGTAGTTGTTAatcaaatcaaaagaaaaactgGTTAGTAAAAACTAAGTAGCAAACCAAAAATCAAAAACTACACTAGACTTATCAAACTCATACTGATCTGAAACAGGAAATTAATACCAACTAAACTATGAAACAGCAAATGAAATTCAACTCAGTCTTCTTTGTTTGATCCTATTAGTGGTGAGTTAACTGTAGAAGCTTCTGCAGTTCCAATTCAGACAATTGACATTCAGCTGTTTCGAGCCGAATCCATAATGTATCAATGTAGCTCTTCGTAAAACAACTATGAAGCATGAGCATAGTATAATAGCATCAACATAAAGTATTTTATCATAACCAGGAACCATCTTTTAATGCATACATACACAAAACAGAAAGTTTCACCAGTTAGTAATTATATACCTTAATTAACATTCAACAAGAGTTCACCAATATCAGAAACAAAACATTTTATCATAGTCAAGATCAATATTTTCATGCACCCAAACACAAAAGAAAAGCTTACATACAAATGAAAAAACTCATTCCTTCATTCACTTACAACAAGTATAGCCACCAACATACATAGAAGCTAGCACATCCAATTAAGTTTAACCAAATCTGCAATTTAACTTGTTTGGTTATTCAGTTGAAAATGCACACTATTATATAGAgtaatataattctataatattatatctctaactatatataatagaaatattgttttgatccatgtatttttatgttatacattagtttgttattattattatacaaactATGGCATTAAGGACACCCATATGATAAAAACCACTTGTCATAGCATTATAAATGTAGATGTTGAGACTGTGACTTTTGTTAGAAGTaggctttaagcctaactcaaccccacaaaaccgatTTGTAAGGTGAGgcttgcacctcacttatatattgtgaattggtcttatctctagtcaatgtgggacttccaacacaccccttcacgccgaggtatattcatctcgtgcatggggttgagttaggtttaaaactcacttctaacatggtatcaaacatttctccttttctccttttcttctttccatATTAATGAATTAATCAGAACATTATAGGTACAAACATGAGGCACAATGTTATTTCATATCATTTCATTTACAAAACCACTAGCTTCTTGTAATTGATCATTAATGCAAAAGTCATTCATTAGAGTATTGTAGGATAAAAGAGTAGGAGAAAATCCCTTTATAATCATTTTAGAATACAAACCCTATCACCACAATTATTCACTATCTATTCATCAAAAATCATATACTCGGTACAAAATATATCAGTTACAACAACAAAATCTAAGTGAGAAcctttaaatacttttattccAGTTGGAGACATCCTTCGTTTCCTCTGGCATATTGAACTAATTATCAGTTACAGCAAAACAGAGACAACACCTTGAATCAGATGAATAAAAAGAGACTTTGCATAAAGTTTTAATATGCCCCTCAAACTATCAACACTAGTAGTTAATAATAAACTTTGTCATGTACATTACTATAGAACATAGTTTATACAGCCATTAAAGTTCTTTACAAGCgaaaatataaatgttatgaCAAACATATTTCATCTGTGTAACCTCAGCACGCAGATATCAGAAAGGTCATGgcaaatatcatatttttatattctcaTATTCTGATCGATACAAAACACTTCCCCACAAAAGTTAGTTCACACAACATTAACCCTCAAGTTTAATACATAAGTCATCATTGCTGCAACTAGCCAAGGACAAAACTAATTACAATTAACCTTCAACAACACCATAACGACCAAAACAATTGTTGACACtcataacaaaacaaataaaatttgcaaaaattttccaatttttgttCTTGTTCCAATTTCATCTTCagcttctcatttttctttatcaagTCCATTATAACTTTGTCCTTTTCCAAacaaacttcatcttcttcaactCTTTTTCCTCCGCTAGATTCAAATTCATATTCTTTCCCTTTGATTCTACTTCATTAACCAATTCGAAATAATACAATGGGAATTGGACCGCAAAAAAGAAGAAACCATTACAACAAAAACCAAATGAAGCTCAGAGTAAAAGTGATAGAATTTGTCACTTACAGTCCAATTCCTACGTCTCCAAAATTATTTACCCTTGTTTTTGagactttttttcttaaagataattttataattaatttaataaaaaagtattaatactaaaaaaatttgagacattttttttaagcataatatGATTGTTTTACCCGTTTCTTCCTTAAACTAGTATCTAGTGTAATATGTAAGGTTGGTGATGaggaaaagaaataagaatgaaaacataaataaattatatagcAATagcaagaaagaaaaataataaaaaggaattctataattaattttgtggaACAATTACAACATTGTACTTTTAGTTcttaataaattcaaatgaaaatttaaactttcctttttctcataaatattattatttactaattgGTCACGGAGAAATTGATATAACCCTAATATTTTGTTTACAGATTGTAACTATTAAGGACCACTTTAGAAGTGGTAAAATAACTTCCATTTTTTCTTCCATAACATTCTCACACATAATCATTCATCCAAAACCATAGTTGACCATACCTTCAATTAACTTTCCAAAAGCTCATTCATTGACCAACACCTCACTCATCGTctcaaaacaaaacaagtatACAAGTGTagatgatgtttttttttcctttttttttccgaTAAAAATCACgtaagttttcttaatttttaattaattttctcgaCAAAAATCGTTGAATTTATCTTCTAAATCAATTACAGTGTCTTTAATCATCAATTACccttaaaaaatcttaaaaagtaTAAATCTAACGACAGAGTAAAAATATCGAGACTATCCCCACCCTTATAAGGTCTATAACTAGATATAAGAATTGTAACACAATTGATATTTTCCACATCATTTTGGAAAGGTACTTTGCAACCatgatttataatatgaaatGGTGATGGCAACATCATTGGCTTCAAACCCATGGCctgagataaataaataataaataaataaatacccATCTCCATCCACTTTTATGTTAGCCAATAAAAATCATGTAATAATGTTACCTTATCATCTCATTGCTTGACCTAGGAGCATGCTTTGTCCTTTCTTATGTTCCATGTTTTCATCACTCATTACAAAGACTACCATTTTCCTAAACTCGATGTTAGATTTCCAACACATTTTCTTCAATcgagttatatatattttgaacgTGTGACTAAAAATTAATGGATATGATATATTAATGGGTGAAACTCGTTAGGATAgactttttaaataatgactCTGATACGGTGTCAGAAAGTGGGACTTAAACCTAATTTAATCTCACACTAACTTGTAAGATGAAGTATGCACCCCCacttaaatataacaaaattgtcttatttctagtcgatgtaaccctacttatatattataaaattatcttatttctagtcgatgtgaCCGATTTAAATTAACTTGTAATaaatcaaatttgtaaaaataaagtttgtcaATTTACATTATCTTGTAATAATCCGAGCTCGCCCACCTAAGTTAAAAGTCTTATTTTTTGtctaatgattttttaatttgtgattttgtttttcattaaaaaaataattttctctcacttcaaactttgaaaaaaatgacAAGAAGCTTCTTAGGATAGTCACAATGTTTTACAGCAGAAAGTGGTAATTATGGTAGTTATAAAAACGCTTTAATAAATTAACTGATTAAGACTCTATTTTGTCTTAAATATGTTTCCTCATTAAGAAATTTGTAACAATGACATTGTCATAGAAAGGGGCTATAAAGAAACTTTGTAATTGATTGTGCTTAGCCGAATAGGCACCCtattatgatttaattttttggatgagaaattttagttaaatatgaTTAGGAGAAagtatttcactttatttatacttatcattttattaggaagagattattaaaaacaaatttaggtATATTCTCTACTCAATCATTGTCATTGTGTTCTCACTTCTCAACCACTCTATCTCTGCCTAACATAACCACAAAGGTTTTGCCGCAAGATTCCATAGTTTGATGCTATGCTCCTACTCCATAAAGCACTTCCATTCAAGTTCAACCATTGAAAAAgcattaaaaattatcaaatgaaGTGTTTGATACACTGAGAATCAGATCAGAGTTGAGCCAGTGATGTTACTATCATCATAACTTTACTTTGTTCTTACACTTTACAGTAGAACACAAAAGGTTTAAACTTAACTACACCAACTCACCAGTCACACAATTAATGGAGAAAAGTTTTGAAACACTTTTAGACCCAACAGTAATATTATTTCAAGCATTTGAATTGATTTGTTGTATTGTATGACCCATGGAGTTGTTGAAGTCTCAGATAGGTGATAGTAACAGAAGATAAGTGCAGTGTAGTTTTCAGTCACAAGATGAAAGTTACtctctttttcaattttttgtttttggtacAAGAAGAATGTGTTCTACACAAGACCTACACATACATTACAttagaaagaataaaatgaaTGAAAGAATGAATTGATTTTGTACATCTAAAAGCTGATTTCTATGGCTAGATCTCAACTACACCCTCTGCTAAGCTTTCAAACTATAGCCAATTTGAAGACAGAAACAAACTCAAGGGAGAAATTGTGACCTTGAAAATCAGTTTTCACTCTTCATGGCTCTGATGTCTCAGTTTCTCTGCCACCAACAGCTTCTGAGTGCTCCTGTTTTACCACTTAGTGGATGGAAATGGTGTTTGGAAAATCGTTGAGAAGTAAGAAACCACCTTGAGATGCAAAAGTTACAACTACTACTTCCTCTCTAGGCGTGAAAAAATCACATCTGAAACGTGAAACCAAACACCCCAACACAATTTACAACCTTCTCAAATCCACATCATTTTTTCAGCTGATTTTGCCTCATGACCAACACATCCAAAGCCTCTTTCATCCAAGGATAAGGGCATATTTCTTTTGCCTCAGCCACAGTCATCTGCATGATGCATATCAGATAAACATTAGAACACTACCAAAACCAAAGTTAACTGAGTAAGATATTGCTCTTGAGAAAAAGTGATTTTGACAACTGAAAAATAGGTTAATCACTTACCCATCTGCGTTTTCTTGTGTTCATCTCTGGCCACTTATCCAATTCCTTCTTCACAAGCAAAGGGAACATGTATCCCTCATGCATTATGGGTTGCCGTTTGCTCTTGTAATACCATTTACCCAAATTACTCTGCAAGAGAACAAACACATACAAGGTAAGAATCAAAGTGTTGAAGAAAAACTCCATCTAAGAAGTGCTTCTCACACACACAAACTTACCTCAACACTGCCAATAACCCCAGCTTCTTCTATAGTCTCTCTTAAAGCAGCTTGTTCCATGGATTCATCAATTTCCCAACCTCCCTGAGGCCAAACAACACACACTAACATCAGCAACAAGTCCAAAAAGGGGTGAAAAATAAGCTTCAAAACGGTACAAGATTTGGAGGAAAAAACAATACCTTTGGGAACTGCATTCCATGGCCTTTCTGAGCACTAATCACAAGAACCTCTAACTCCTTATCTTTTGTTCCATTGTTCTTGTATCTATAAGGAATGCACCTGTTCATTTCCAAAAACACCCCACAGAACAAGTCAGCTTAACAACTCAATATACACACAGAAAAGGACAAATTTAACTTCAAAAACCCACCAAAcccaaaaaatgtattttttttttctgtcaccggccatcaataattaaatcaaagaCACGCTTTAAACCCTCCTtcaaacacacaaaaaacaaaaagcccccaattgagaaaaaattgaaattttcaaagCGTGTCCACCATCTTCGACTCTAGAGATGCTGGGAAGTTTGgggtttttttttgtttcaaaatttgtttttgttttctgataTGTTCTTatctttctatttcttttatttcagttCTTGAAACACTTTCTCAAATATAACTTTACAGATTTaacaagtttaaattaaaatccgTCCCTGGAAAGTGTAAAATCACTATGGTAGAAACATTTAGTGAGAGAACGAAAGAAAGTAAGAAATCCCTAAAAATCAGAACTTGATGAAACCCCAGAAGAAGAAACAGGAAGAAAAAGGCATAGGAAGGAACAAGAACACACCCCACAACTTGACGACATCCTTGGTCATAACGCTGCAAATGCCTGCCAGTACGAGGAGACATCAGAGACATCATGGTCTCCAACGGCTTGGGAAACAAATCCTTGGAAACCCTCTTGGAGAAAAGGAAAGGATATATGAATTTGCAAGCCAAATTCCGAGAAAGGAAGAGACCCATTAACGCTAatcttgttattgttgttggAGTAGTGTTTGCAAAGTGgagtagtgataataataataaaggggagaagaagatgagaagaaAGAAGCAACAGACATGAATTATGGTATGGGACAGCCAAAGAGGTTGTTTATATATAACTACCTGTTTGGTTCTGGGGTGGAAGATGTGTGTAAATGTGTGCGCGTATAGATAAGTACAGCGTTCAAAACACACACAGCGCATGACCCGTACGTTTACTCACGCGCTTTCTCCAATTGAAACGTTTTTTTGTGgttatttctttcttctctggGTAGAAAATTCTAAAACGCTTGGAGAGTTTCAATTTTCCAACCAGTTTCTTCTCACATGTTTCGAAACGTTTCTCCTACTATTTTATGTGAATGTGATAAGTAGTTTTACGGCGTGTtcaatccaaaaataaattgctgtaataattaattaaacttaaatattttttttgtcttgtttgttgtaaatgatttttattttgatagaatatttaaaatatttagtaaaaataaggattattttaaaca is a window of Vigna unguiculata cultivar IT97K-499-35 chromosome 4, ASM411807v1, whole genome shotgun sequence DNA encoding:
- the LOC114182269 gene encoding nudix hydrolase 18, mitochondrial-like; translation: MGLFLSRNLACKFIYPFLFSKRVSKDLFPKPLETMMSLMSPRTGRHLQRYDQGCRQVVGCIPYRYKNNGTKDKELEVLVISAQKGHGMQFPKGGWEIDESMEQAALRETIEEAGVIGSVESNLGKWYYKSKRQPIMHEGYMFPLLVKKELDKWPEMNTRKRRWMTVAEAKEICPYPWMKEALDVLVMRQNQLKK